From the Mycoplasmatota bacterium genome, one window contains:
- the ssnA gene encoding putative aminohydrolase SsnA — protein sequence MFLIGNGKIITRNEKNEIIDNGCIVVDGNKIIEIGITTSLKSKYQRARFIDAKGRLVMPGFINTHMHYYSTFARGIENDSPPAKKFSDILKGLWWRLDKVLTLEDVYYSAIVPMIDQVKNGVTTVFDHHASPYAITGSLFKIAEAAEKIGIRSNLCYETSDRDGEKISNEGILENVEFINYCNTKDDDMIKGMFGLHASMTITDKTLDKCLDKMASLDTGFHVHTAEGIEDVEDAKKKYGKGVVERWYESGVLSNKTIAVHCIHISDKEMDMLKEKNAMIVHNPESNMGNAVGAASVLKMYEKGILLGLGTDGYTTDMMESYKVANLIHKHTSGDSTVAWREIPDMLFHNNRKIAERFITNPVGILKEGALADIIIVDYNSGTPINENNIDAHLLFGINGRHVDTTIINGKVIMEERKLTTIDEERVLMKSQELARKVWGRF from the coding sequence ATGTTTTTAATTGGTAATGGTAAAATCATTACAAGAAATGAAAAAAATGAGATTATCGATAATGGTTGTATTGTGGTTGATGGAAATAAAATTATTGAAATTGGGATTACGACATCATTAAAAAGTAAGTATCAAAGAGCAAGATTTATTGATGCTAAAGGAAGACTTGTGATGCCGGGTTTTATTAATACACATATGCATTATTATAGTACTTTCGCTAGAGGAATAGAAAATGATAGCCCTCCTGCTAAGAAGTTTTCAGATATACTAAAAGGATTATGGTGGCGTCTTGATAAAGTGTTAACTTTAGAAGATGTATACTATAGTGCAATTGTACCGATGATTGATCAAGTTAAAAATGGTGTCACCACGGTTTTTGACCATCATGCCAGTCCTTATGCCATTACCGGTAGTTTATTTAAAATTGCTGAAGCGGCAGAAAAAATTGGAATTCGTAGTAATTTATGTTATGAAACATCAGATAGAGATGGTGAAAAAATCTCAAATGAAGGTATTTTAGAAAATGTCGAATTTATTAATTACTGTAATACTAAAGATGATGATATGATAAAAGGAATGTTTGGACTTCATGCATCAATGACGATTACAGATAAAACCTTAGATAAATGTTTAGATAAAATGGCATCATTAGATACTGGTTTTCATGTTCATACCGCAGAAGGCATTGAAGATGTAGAGGATGCAAAAAAGAAGTATGGAAAAGGCGTTGTTGAAAGATGGTATGAAAGTGGAGTCCTCTCAAATAAAACAATAGCGGTACATTGTATACATATTAGTGATAAAGAAATGGATATGTTAAAAGAAAAGAATGCCATGATTGTTCATAATCCAGAATCTAATATGGGGAATGCAGTTGGAGCTGCTTCAGTCTTAAAAATGTATGAGAAAGGAATACTGTTAGGTCTTGGTACTGATGGATATACAACGGATATGATGGAATCATATAAGGTTGCTAATCTTATTCATAAACATACAAGTGGTGATTCAACGGTCGCATGGCGTGAAATACCAGATATGTTATTTCACAATAATCGGAAAATTGCTGAAAGGTTCATTACTAATCCTGTGGGAATATTAAAAGAAGGGGCGCTTGCTGATATTATCATTGTAGACTATAATTCAGGAACCCCTATTAATGAAAATAATATAGATGCACATTTATTGTTTGGTATAAATGGACGACATGTTGATACAACGATAATTAATGGTAAAGTAATCATGGAAGAAAGAAAACTTACGACTATTGATGAAGAAAGGGTATTAATGAAAAGTCAAGAATTAGCTAGAAAAGTTTGGGGACGTTTTTAA
- a CDS encoding pyridoxal-phosphate dependent enzyme, with protein sequence MKNLINLEINEEQLKVAVERAKEKNILIPTLAQMKDPKQIPAKVKEKLKKTGLWEIDSINLFRISWKNEPVSKGGLYQDLPNYVEIPPEISGVKARIIAMAGKYFPIGAHKVGASFACLVPRLVTGQFNPKYHEAVWPSTGNYCRGGAYNSTLLGCKSIAILPENMSKERFEWLSKVAGEVITTPGCESNVKEIYDKTWELRETRDNVVIFNQFGELGNHLWHYEVTGNAMEEIIKKEIGSDGKVAGVCLTSGSAGTLGSGDYIKSLYPQAKLVVGEALQCPTLYVNGFGDHRIEGIGDKHVPWIHNVRNTDMVVAIDDYDSLALFRLLNEEAGQIYLKQQGVKDEIIEKLSWVGISGAANIITAIKFAKYYELTENDIIMTVLTDSSEMYQSRLKEMEVERGRKYEIMDAAIDHHRSVLGLRTDSMEELTYLSKKRIHNLKYYTWIEQQKYDVEELNAQWYDYDNYWGRLHQMGKEFDELIEAFNERTGLSKGL encoded by the coding sequence GTGAAGAATTTAATCAACTTAGAAATTAATGAAGAACAGTTAAAGGTTGCTGTAGAACGAGCGAAAGAAAAAAATATTCTTATTCCAACTTTGGCACAAATGAAGGATCCTAAGCAGATACCTGCTAAAGTTAAAGAAAAATTAAAGAAAACAGGATTATGGGAGATTGACTCCATAAATCTTTTCAGAATTTCTTGGAAAAATGAGCCAGTAAGTAAAGGTGGATTATATCAAGATTTACCTAATTATGTTGAAATACCACCTGAAATTTCTGGAGTGAAAGCAAGAATAATTGCGATGGCAGGGAAATACTTTCCGATAGGAGCACATAAGGTTGGGGCAAGTTTTGCTTGTTTAGTACCTCGTTTAGTGACTGGACAATTTAATCCTAAATATCATGAAGCCGTTTGGCCATCTACTGGGAATTATTGTCGAGGTGGCGCTTATAATTCTACGTTATTAGGATGTAAGTCGATTGCAATTTTACCTGAAAATATGAGTAAAGAGCGTTTCGAGTGGTTAAGTAAAGTTGCTGGAGAAGTCATTACGACCCCAGGTTGTGAAAGTAATGTAAAAGAAATATATGATAAAACCTGGGAACTTCGAGAAACAAGGGATAATGTTGTGATATTTAATCAATTTGGAGAATTAGGTAATCATTTATGGCACTACGAAGTAACAGGAAATGCCATGGAAGAAATTATCAAAAAGGAAATAGGTTCAGATGGAAAAGTGGCTGGTGTTTGCTTGACATCTGGTTCTGCTGGTACTTTAGGAAGTGGAGATTATATTAAAAGTTTATATCCACAGGCTAAACTTGTTGTTGGTGAGGCTTTGCAATGTCCTACATTATATGTTAATGGTTTTGGTGATCATAGAATTGAAGGAATTGGAGATAAACATGTTCCTTGGATTCATAATGTAAGAAATACGGATATGGTTGTTGCTATTGATGATTATGATAGTCTTGCATTATTCCGTTTATTAAATGAAGAAGCTGGACAGATTTATTTGAAGCAACAAGGTGTTAAAGATGAAATCATTGAAAAACTTTCATGGGTAGGTATTTCTGGTGCTGCTAATATTATTACCGCAATTAAATTTGCGAAATACTATGAACTAACTGAAAATGATATTATTATGACTGTTTTAACAGATTCTAGTGAAATGTATCAATCAAGGTTAAAAGAAATGGAAGTTGAAAGAGGTAGAAAATACGAAATAATGGATGCAGCAATTGATCATCATCGAAGTGTTTTAGGTCTTCGAACAGATAGTATGGAAGAGTTAACATATCTAAGTAAGAAACGCATTCATAATCTTAAGTATTATACATGGATTGAACAACAAAAGTATGATGTTGAAGAGTTAAATGCACAGTGGTATGATTATGACAATTATTGGGGTAGATTACATCAAATGGGAAAAGAATTTGATGAATTAATTGAAGCATTTAATGAAAGAACGGGTTTATCAAAAGGTCTTTAA
- a CDS encoding TetR/AcrR family transcriptional regulator, with product MSKDINKKILDATLEVVAREKISGTRMHLIAKEAKMSQSNLHYYYPTKNDLLMSLMDELQKRFSEKRIESVDLKNKSLGDNLNGLFKEKHDDILNHKKVDYAQFDFWVQGTVNPEIKTKFQTSFDEWRHNITAVLKKDESYERLNAKFQEMLPYIMVSLMMGASMQYLIDEGKFNLDSYFEVGEKLILAYLQV from the coding sequence ATGTCAAAAGATATAAATAAAAAAATACTTGATGCAACTTTAGAAGTTGTTGCAAGAGAAAAAATAAGTGGAACACGTATGCATTTGATCGCAAAAGAAGCCAAAATGAGTCAATCAAACTTACATTATTATTATCCAACAAAGAATGATTTATTAATGTCTTTAATGGATGAACTTCAGAAGCGATTTTCTGAAAAACGCATAGAGTCAGTTGATTTAAAAAATAAATCTCTTGGTGATAATTTAAATGGATTATTCAAAGAAAAGCATGATGATATATTAAATCATAAAAAGGTAGATTATGCTCAGTTTGATTTTTGGGTACAAGGTACTGTTAATCCTGAAATAAAGACAAAATTTCAAACAAGTTTTGATGAATGGAGACATAATATTACAGCAGTTTTAAAAAAAGATGAATCGTATGAGAGATTAAATGCAAAATTTCAAGAGATGTTACCATATATCATGGTCTCACTAATGATGGGTGCATCAATGCAGTATCTTATTGATGAAGGTAAATTTAATTTAGATAGTTATTTTGAAGTAGGAGAAAAATTAATTTTGGCTTATCTTCAAGTTTAA
- the xdh gene encoding selenium-dependent xanthine dehydrogenase gives MFEFKLNGKKISIEEDINFLDYLRDYENLTSVKNGCSEGSCGVCMILVDGKKLRSCLLTTKKVSGKSILTIEGLSLFEKEVYSYSFSKAGAVQCGFCTPGMIISAKSLLDRTLNPTIEEIQKAIKGNICRCTGYIKIIEAIKLAATIFKTGKLLVEDNYQGKIGESIPRIDGKEKILGHAEYVDDMKVEGMIYGSALRSQYPRALVKKIDVSKALKHPEVEAILTAKDIPGKRLLGHLVKDWPALIAEGEITRYVGDALVLVAAKSKNALHEIINSIQVEYEILNPVSCPSEAMKDNAPKIHSDGNILRVERVNRGNVDEAINKSKYVVTNTYYTPFTEHAFLEPESALGIYDNDAVTIFTGSQSVYDEQREIADLLGLPKDKVRTISKYVGGAFGGKEDMCVQHHAALLAWACKKPVKITLSRKESLMIHPKRHAMEIKVTTACDEFGNITAFKGKIIADTGAYASLGGPVLQRACTHAAGPYRCQNVEIEGTAVYTNNPPGGAFRGFGVTQSVFASECNLNLLAEKVGITPWEIRFKNAIEPGQVLPNGQIADKATAIKETLLAVKAEYENNPYSGIACAMKNSGLGVGVPDTGRCKLMIQGGFVHVRTSAARVGQGLATIAMQIVCETTGLQPELIKIDAPDTWQTPDSGTSTASRQTLFTGEAVRIASLKLKDQLLKHSIIELESKTFYGEYQAITDPINSNKENPISHVTYGYASQVVILDETGKLKKVIAAHDVGKAINPISVEGQIEGGVVMGLGYALTEDYPLKKSVPTAKFGTLGLFRATDIPEIKPIIVGKNPLDLAYGAKGIGEITTIPTAPAVQGAYYQLDSKFRKKLPLEETYYRHKK, from the coding sequence ATGTTTGAATTTAAATTAAATGGGAAAAAAATATCGATTGAAGAAGATATTAATTTTCTTGATTATCTGCGAGATTACGAAAATTTAACATCTGTAAAAAATGGTTGTAGTGAGGGATCTTGTGGTGTATGTATGATTTTGGTCGATGGAAAAAAACTTAGATCTTGTTTATTGACAACTAAAAAAGTTAGTGGGAAATCTATATTAACTATTGAAGGATTATCTTTATTTGAAAAAGAGGTTTATAGTTATTCTTTTTCTAAAGCAGGCGCAGTTCAATGCGGTTTTTGCACACCAGGGATGATTATTAGTGCGAAATCTTTATTAGATAGAACATTAAATCCAACAATAGAAGAAATACAGAAAGCCATTAAAGGTAATATTTGTCGTTGCACAGGTTACATAAAAATAATAGAGGCAATTAAATTAGCAGCAACTATCTTTAAAACAGGGAAATTACTGGTTGAAGATAATTATCAAGGGAAAATCGGAGAAAGTATTCCTAGAATTGATGGAAAAGAAAAAATACTTGGTCATGCTGAATATGTAGATGATATGAAAGTTGAGGGTATGATATATGGATCTGCTTTAAGAAGTCAATACCCAAGAGCCTTGGTGAAAAAAATAGATGTAAGTAAAGCATTAAAACATCCTGAAGTAGAAGCTATATTAACCGCAAAAGATATTCCAGGTAAAAGATTACTTGGTCATCTAGTGAAAGATTGGCCTGCGTTAATCGCTGAAGGTGAAATAACAAGATATGTTGGAGATGCTCTTGTACTAGTTGCTGCTAAAAGCAAAAATGCTTTACATGAGATAATAAATTCAATTCAGGTTGAATATGAAATATTAAACCCAGTGAGTTGTCCATCTGAGGCCATGAAAGACAATGCACCGAAAATACATTCAGATGGAAATATACTACGGGTTGAAAGAGTCAATAGAGGAAATGTTGATGAAGCAATTAACAAATCCAAATATGTTGTGACAAATACTTATTATACACCATTTACAGAACATGCCTTTTTAGAACCAGAAAGTGCATTAGGTATCTATGATAATGATGCTGTTACTATCTTCACTGGTTCACAAAGCGTTTATGATGAACAAAGAGAAATTGCTGACCTATTGGGGTTACCTAAAGATAAAGTTAGAACAATCAGTAAATATGTCGGAGGCGCTTTTGGTGGCAAAGAAGATATGTGTGTTCAACATCATGCTGCCCTTTTAGCATGGGCTTGTAAAAAACCAGTAAAAATAACTTTAAGTCGTAAAGAGAGTTTGATGATTCACCCTAAACGACATGCGATGGAAATTAAAGTGACTACCGCCTGTGATGAATTTGGAAATATTACAGCTTTTAAGGGAAAGATAATTGCTGATACTGGTGCTTATGCTTCATTAGGTGGACCCGTTCTCCAAAGAGCTTGTACACATGCGGCAGGTCCTTATAGATGTCAGAATGTAGAGATAGAAGGGACAGCTGTTTATACAAATAATCCACCAGGAGGTGCATTTAGAGGATTTGGGGTAACACAATCTGTTTTTGCATCAGAATGTAATTTGAACCTTCTTGCGGAAAAAGTCGGAATAACCCCTTGGGAAATAAGATTTAAAAATGCGATAGAACCAGGACAAGTGCTTCCTAATGGACAGATTGCTGATAAAGCAACCGCGATAAAGGAAACGTTACTCGCTGTAAAAGCTGAATATGAAAATAATCCCTATTCAGGTATTGCTTGTGCAATGAAAAATTCTGGGCTAGGGGTAGGTGTTCCTGATACTGGAAGATGTAAATTAATGATACAAGGTGGTTTTGTTCATGTTAGAACAAGTGCTGCTCGAGTTGGTCAGGGATTAGCGACAATTGCGATGCAAATCGTTTGTGAAACCACAGGTTTACAACCAGAATTAATTAAGATTGATGCACCTGATACCTGGCAAACACCTGATTCTGGTACCTCAACTGCTTCAAGACAGACTTTATTTACAGGGGAAGCTGTACGAATTGCTTCATTAAAATTAAAAGACCAATTATTAAAACATTCAATAATTGAATTAGAATCAAAAACATTTTATGGAGAATATCAAGCGATTACAGATCCAATCAACTCGAATAAAGAAAATCCAATCAGTCATGTAACGTATGGATACGCTAGTCAGGTGGTTATACTAGATGAAACTGGTAAGTTGAAAAAAGTAATTGCTGCACATGATGTTGGAAAAGCAATCAATCCAATTAGTGTGGAAGGACAAATTGAAGGTGGGGTTGTTATGGGATTAGGATATGCCTTAACTGAGGATTACCCACTTAAAAAGTCTGTCCCTACTGCTAAATTTGGTACATTAGGGTTATTTAGAGCAACAGATATTCCAGAAATAAAGCCAATAATTGTTGGGAAAAACCCATTAGATTTGGCTTATGGTGCAAAAGGAATTGGTGAGATAACAACCATTCCAACAGCTCCTGCAGTCCAAGGTGCTTATTATCAGCTAGATAGTAAGTTTAGAAAAAAACTACCACTTGAAGAAACATATTATAGACATAAAAAATAA
- the thrC gene encoding threonine synthase — MDKIKHLKCSKCGATYSEDVLYHCPKCGTEGTLDVVFDLGLVKKVMIREYLSNNSNPNIWRYFPLLPLENLVGKSSLTIGNSPLYKSKRLEELLNIKNIYIKDEGRNPTASLKDRASAIGVAKAIELNKDVMCAASTGNAASSLSGFAACMGIKNYIFVPKTIPEGKLAQLLIFGSHVILVDGDYDTAFDFCLEAVDHFGWYNRSCAINPYLVDGKKTVAFELLEQLDFQVPDKVIMSVGDGCSISGAWKGFKEFYELGLIDKLPVMVSVQAVGSNPVNRTFRKKTKQFDYIPPKTIADSISVGIPRNGYKALNTLEESNGLAVDVSDEEILHAMRILARYTGVFGEPAGVTGFAGLMKLVNEGVINQDESIALIISGSGLKDVKSAQRAISKPDAIKPDLDVLINFLNDK, encoded by the coding sequence ATGGATAAAATTAAACATTTAAAATGTTCAAAATGTGGGGCTACCTATAGTGAAGATGTTTTGTATCATTGTCCAAAATGTGGTACAGAAGGTACCTTAGATGTGGTTTTTGATTTAGGACTTGTGAAAAAAGTTATGATAAGAGAATATCTAAGTAATAATTCAAATCCTAATATCTGGCGATACTTCCCACTTCTTCCCTTAGAAAATTTAGTAGGTAAATCATCACTTACAATAGGTAATTCACCACTTTATAAATCAAAAAGATTAGAAGAATTATTAAATATAAAGAATATATATATTAAAGATGAGGGAAGAAATCCTACCGCTTCTTTAAAAGATAGAGCATCAGCTATCGGTGTTGCAAAAGCCATTGAGTTAAATAAAGATGTGATGTGCGCAGCCTCAACAGGGAATGCAGCCTCTTCTTTATCGGGTTTTGCTGCTTGTATGGGAATAAAAAATTATATATTTGTTCCTAAAACGATTCCTGAAGGAAAACTTGCACAATTATTAATTTTTGGTAGTCATGTTATATTAGTTGATGGGGATTATGATACAGCATTTGATTTTTGCTTAGAGGCAGTGGATCATTTCGGGTGGTACAACAGGAGTTGTGCAATTAATCCTTATCTAGTTGATGGTAAAAAGACAGTTGCTTTTGAACTACTAGAACAATTGGATTTTCAAGTACCAGATAAGGTCATCATGTCAGTCGGAGATGGTTGTTCAATTTCAGGAGCTTGGAAGGGCTTCAAAGAATTTTATGAACTGGGTTTAATCGATAAATTACCGGTTATGGTTTCAGTTCAAGCAGTAGGATCAAATCCAGTAAATCGGACATTTAGAAAGAAAACAAAACAATTTGATTATATACCACCAAAAACAATTGCTGATAGTATTTCAGTAGGGATTCCGAGAAATGGTTACAAAGCATTAAATACTTTAGAAGAAAGTAATGGATTGGCAGTTGATGTAAGTGATGAAGAAATATTACATGCAATGAGAATCTTGGCTAGATATACAGGTGTATTTGGAGAACCAGCTGGTGTAACAGGTTTTGCTGGGCTTATGAAACTTGTAAATGAGGGTGTAATTAATCAAGATGAAAGTATTGCATTGATTATTTCTGGTAGTGGATTAAAAGATGTAAAATCAGCTCAAAGAGCAATTTCTAAACCAGATGCGATAAAACCGGATTTAGATGTGCTTATTAATTTTCTTAATGATAAATAA
- the mocA gene encoding molybdenum cofactor cytidylyltransferase, translated as MVNAIIMASGLSLRMGTNKLLLPFKGKYLIEHVLDKVQICPFYQTVLVSNDEQILELGSDRGFTVINNKHAEDGQSKSIELGILNCLKADGYAFFTGDQPFLDINTINRLLASFNQNQECIIVPCYQSRSGTPVIFPKKYKNDLLALKGDKGGKSIIQQNFDVVKFIEVSEASILWDIDSKEDYQKLILGNR; from the coding sequence ATGGTTAATGCCATTATAATGGCTTCAGGTTTAAGTTTACGCATGGGAACAAATAAGCTGTTACTACCTTTTAAAGGAAAATATTTGATTGAACATGTTTTAGATAAAGTACAAATTTGTCCATTTTATCAAACTGTTCTTGTTTCTAATGATGAACAAATATTAGAGTTGGGTAGTGACAGAGGCTTTACTGTAATTAATAATAAACATGCAGAAGATGGACAAAGTAAATCCATTGAGCTAGGAATTCTCAATTGTTTAAAAGCAGATGGTTATGCATTTTTTACAGGTGACCAGCCCTTTTTAGATATTAATACTATCAATCGTTTACTAGCATCTTTTAATCAAAATCAAGAGTGTATCATTGTTCCTTGTTATCAAAGTAGAAGTGGAACCCCCGTAATATTTCCTAAGAAATATAAAAATGATCTATTAGCTTTAAAGGGAGATAAGGGAGGAAAAAGTATCATTCAACAAAATTTTGATGTCGTAAAGTTTATTGAAGTTTCTGAAGCGTCTATCCTTTGGGATATTGATTCAAAAGAGGATTATCAAAAATTAATCCTTGGTAATAGATAA
- a CDS encoding YgeY family selenium metabolism-linked hydrolase, protein MSINKDEILRLAEKYKPEMTRFLRDMICIPSESCGEKEVVLRIKEEMEKVGFDKVTIDPMGNILGYIGQGSHVIAMDAHIDTVGIGDRNLWDKDPYDGFENDEVVYGRGGSDQEGGMASMVYAGKIIKELGLLDDYTLIVTGTVQEEDCDGLCWQYIVNEDKIKPEFVVITEPTSLNIYRGHRGRMEIKVTTPGISCHGSAPERGDNAIFKMAPILNELKALNENLHYDPFLGKGTLTVSEIFFSSPSRCAVADQCSISVDRRLTNGETWEKAIQEIKNLPAVKAANAVVEMYTYERPSYTGLVYPTECFFPTWVLPEEHIACQTLVNCYEELFKKEPKVDKWTFSTNAVSIMGRYGIPCIGFGPGHEDQAHAPNEVTWKDELVKCAAMYALIPITYVNKCSK, encoded by the coding sequence ATGTCTATAAATAAAGATGAAATTTTAAGATTAGCCGAGAAATATAAACCTGAGATGACTCGATTTTTAAGAGATATGATTTGTATACCGAGTGAAAGTTGTGGGGAAAAAGAGGTAGTTCTAAGAATTAAGGAGGAGATGGAAAAGGTTGGTTTTGATAAAGTTACCATCGATCCTATGGGGAATATATTAGGTTATATCGGTCAAGGTAGTCATGTGATAGCGATGGATGCTCATATTGATACGGTTGGAATTGGTGATAGAAACTTATGGGATAAAGATCCATATGACGGTTTTGAAAATGATGAAGTAGTCTATGGTAGAGGGGGTTCTGACCAAGAAGGTGGAATGGCTTCAATGGTTTATGCAGGGAAAATTATAAAAGAGTTAGGACTACTTGATGATTATACATTAATAGTGACTGGGACTGTTCAAGAAGAAGACTGTGATGGTCTATGTTGGCAATATATTGTTAATGAAGATAAAATCAAACCAGAATTTGTAGTTATTACTGAACCAACTTCTTTAAATATTTATAGAGGTCATCGAGGAAGAATGGAAATTAAAGTAACAACGCCTGGTATAAGTTGTCATGGTTCAGCACCTGAAAGAGGGGACAATGCTATATTTAAAATGGCACCGATATTAAATGAGTTAAAAGCTTTAAATGAGAATTTGCATTATGATCCATTCTTAGGAAAAGGAACATTAACTGTTTCAGAAATATTTTTTTCATCCCCATCAAGATGTGCTGTAGCTGATCAATGTAGTATATCGGTAGATAGAAGATTAACAAACGGAGAAACTTGGGAAAAAGCCATTCAAGAGATTAAGAATTTACCAGCTGTTAAAGCTGCGAATGCAGTTGTTGAAATGTATACTTACGAAAGACCATCTTATACAGGTCTTGTTTATCCAACTGAGTGTTTTTTTCCAACATGGGTATTACCTGAAGAACATATCGCTTGTCAAACCCTTGTCAACTGTTATGAAGAGTTATTTAAAAAAGAACCTAAGGTTGATAAATGGACTTTCTCAACAAATGCAGTATCTATTATGGGGCGCTATGGGATTCCTTGTATTGGATTTGGACCAGGTCATGAAGATCAAGCCCATGCACCTAATGAGGTGACTTGGAAAGATGAATTAGTTAAATGTGCAGCCATGTATGCCCTTATTCCAATTACTTATGTTAATAAATGTTCAAAATAA
- the hydA gene encoding dihydropyrimidinase, which yields MGIILKGGLIITEKESIDSDIRIDGEKIVSIGQDLYQSGDEIIDVKGCYVLPGGIDTHTHFDLDVGSTLTADNFISGTKAAIIGGTTTILDYATQNKGESLKIALKNQFSKTTNGCFCDFGFHMGITDWNDDVSEEISAMIEAGVTSFKLYMAYKNILQVDDGVIYKALKRCNDVKGLICFHCENGDIIDVLVDEARKNNHQAPIYHALTRPSSLEKEAITRLLQIAEIVDIPVNIVHLSSKAGLESIIEAKKRGVKVYVETCPQYLLLDDSFYGGKEGSGFEGAKYVMSPPLRKVSDQLALWEAIRASEIDTIGTDHCSFNYKGQKEIGLNDFSKIPNGAPGVEHRMTLMYTSGVVEKKINLNQFVALTSTNAAKLFGLYPNKGTISVGSDADIVIWDPNLITEITAKNQTQNVDYTPYEGFKQIGRPIHVFLRGNKVVINTKLINPKPLGKYLHRNTYLERGN from the coding sequence ATGGGGATAATTTTAAAAGGTGGTTTAATAATCACAGAAAAAGAATCTATTGATTCTGATATTAGAATTGATGGAGAAAAGATTGTTTCTATTGGACAGGATTTATATCAAAGTGGAGATGAAATTATTGATGTGAAAGGGTGTTATGTTTTACCTGGAGGAATCGATACTCATACCCATTTTGATTTAGATGTAGGTTCAACCTTAACAGCTGATAATTTTATCAGTGGAACAAAAGCAGCTATTATTGGTGGGACAACAACAATCTTAGATTATGCTACCCAAAATAAGGGTGAATCATTAAAAATAGCTTTAAAAAATCAGTTTAGTAAAACAACAAATGGATGTTTTTGCGATTTTGGTTTTCATATGGGAATCACTGATTGGAATGATGATGTCTCAGAAGAAATAAGTGCGATGATTGAAGCGGGTGTTACTTCATTTAAGTTATATATGGCGTATAAAAATATCCTTCAGGTAGATGATGGTGTGATATATAAGGCACTGAAAAGATGTAATGATGTAAAAGGCTTAATCTGTTTTCATTGTGAAAATGGTGATATCATTGATGTATTAGTGGATGAAGCAAGAAAAAACAATCATCAAGCACCTATTTATCATGCTTTAACAAGACCTAGTTCGTTAGAAAAAGAAGCAATCACAAGACTCCTACAAATAGCTGAAATAGTAGACATACCCGTAAATATTGTCCATCTTAGTTCTAAAGCAGGATTAGAGAGTATTATAGAAGCTAAAAAAAGAGGGGTAAAAGTATATGTTGAAACCTGTCCTCAATACCTTTTATTAGATGATTCTTTTTATGGTGGGAAAGAGGGAAGCGGTTTTGAAGGTGCTAAATATGTCATGAGTCCTCCGCTTAGAAAAGTCTCAGACCAATTGGCATTATGGGAGGCAATAAGGGCTTCTGAGATTGATACAATTGGTACTGACCATTGTTCATTTAATTATAAAGGTCAAAAAGAGATTGGGTTAAATGATTTTAGTAAGATTCCAAATGGTGCACCAGGAGTAGAACATCGAATGACATTAATGTATACATCTGGTGTTGTTGAGAAGAAAATTAATTTGAATCAATTTGTCGCACTGACATCAACGAATGCTGCTAAATTGTTTGGACTATATCCGAATAAAGGAACCATTTCTGTGGGAAGTGATGCTGATATTGTCATTTGGGACCCAAACTTAATTACAGAAATCACTGCCAAAAACCAAACTCAAAATGTGGATTATACACCATATGAAGGATTTAAACAAATAGGAAGACCAATACATGTGTTTTTAAGAGGAAACAAAGTTGTGATTAATACAAAATTGATAAATCCTAAACCTCTAGGTAAATATTTACATAGAAATACATATTTAGAGAGAGGGAATTAA